A genomic window from Solanum stenotomum isolate F172 chromosome 10, ASM1918654v1, whole genome shotgun sequence includes:
- the LOC125878308 gene encoding pentatricopeptide repeat-containing protein At1g79490, mitochondrial: MLLFYRNLKHTRNLVEIYRNYHPFRNTSGSCNFNVKGPYFSSRYYCSGKNSDEWTEDVEYLDESGSVIYSGKGIRSVEPGLDDHVMVGGLKKPILNTSAVAKLVEIVKRWRWGPEMETHLDKLQFIPNMTHIMQALKVMEDSDASLSLFRWAKRQPWYKPNDACYITLFDKLNQSRDFDGIQSVFDDMVLDSGENGASSLFNAYNRVIQYLAKAEKFEVAFCCFKKIQESGCIVDTGTYNSLITVFLNNGLPYKAFEIYENMEKAGCSLDASSYELMIPSLAKSGRLDAAFKLFQQMKVNNFRPGFGIFASLVDSMGKAGRLDTSLKVYTEMQCFGFRPSATMFVSLIESFVKAGKLETALRLWDEMKKSGFRPNYGLYTMIVESHAKSGKLDVAMSVFSDMEKAGFLPTPSTYSSLLEMHAASGQVDAAMKLYNSMTNAGLRPGLSTYTALLTLLAKKKLLDVSAKILLEMKAMGYSVDVNASDVLMVYIKDGSVDLALRWLRFMGSSAIRTNNFIIRQLFESCMKSGVYEQAKPLLETYVNSAAKVDLILYTSILAHLVRCQDENNERHLMSILSATRHKAHTFMCGLFTGPEQRKQPVLTFVREFFQGIDYELEEGASRYFVNVLLNYLVLMGQINRARCVWKVAYENKLFPKAIVFDQHIAWSLDVRNLSVGAALVAVVHTLHRFRKRMLYYGVVPRRIKLVTGPTLKIVVAQMLSSVESPFEVSKVVLRAPGDAVLDWFKKPIVQQFLLNEIPSRADILMHKLNILFPTSAPEIRSLSPPKPIFAGKAM, encoded by the coding sequence ATGCTTCTGTTTTATAGAAACTTGAAACATACCCGGAACTTAGTCGAAATTTATCGGAATTATCATCCATTTCGGAACACTTCTGGGTCATGTAATTTCAACGTCAAAGGACCTTACTTTTCTTCTAGATACTACTGTTCTGGGAAGAACAGTGATGAATGGACTGAAGATGTAGAATATCTGGATGAATCAGGGAGTGTCATTTACTCCGGGAAGGGAATAAGGTCGGTTGAGCCGGGGCTGGATGACCATGTAATGGTGGGTGGATTGAAAAAGCCTATTTTGAATACTTCCGCAGTAGCAAAGCTTGTTGAGATAGTGAAGAGGTGGAGATGGGGACCTGAAATGGAGACCCATTTGGATAAGCTCCAATTTATACCAAATATGACTCATATTATGCAAGCATTGAAAGTTATGGAAGATAGTGATGCTTCATTGAGTTTGTTTCGGTGGGCAAAGAGACAACCTTGGTATAAGCCAAATGATGCATGTTATATCACACTGTTTGATAAATTGAACCAAAGTAGAGATTTTGATGGAATTCAATCGGTTTTCGATGATATGGTTCTTGATTCAGGCGAGAATGGGGCGTCGTCTTTGTTTAATGCGTATAATCGAGTCATCCAGTACCTAGCTAAGGCAGAGAAATTTGAGGTAGCATTCTGTTGTTTTAAGAAAATTCAAGAGTCTGGCTGCATAGTTGACACCGGGACGTACAATTCCCTTATCACCGTGTTCTTAAACAATGGTTTGCCATATAAGGCATTTGAGATATATGAGAACATGGAAAAAGCTGGGTGTTCATTAGATGCATCGAGTTATGAGTTAATGATTCCAAGTCTAGCTAAGTCAGGACGTCTTGATGCAGCGTTCAAGCTCTTCCAACAGATGAAGGTGAACAACTTCCGACCAGGTTTTGGGATCTTTGCCTCGCTGGTTGATTCAATGGGTAAAGCTGGGAGGTTGGACACATCACTGAAGGTATATACTGAAATGCAGTGTTTTGGGTTCAGGCCATCTGCTACTATGTTCGTATCCTTGATTGAGTCTTTTGTGAAAGCTGGAAAACTAGAGACTGCTCTAAGGCTGTGGGATGAAATGAAAAAATCAGGGTTTAGACCTAACTATGGGCTGTACACCATGATTGTTGAGTCCCATGCAAAATCTGGGAAGCTTGATGTTGCAATGTCTGTCTTCTCAGATATGGAGAAGGCGGGATTTTTGCCCACTCCGTCCACCTATTCTTCTCTCCTGGAGATGCATGCTGCTTCTGGTCAGGTAGATGCTGCAATGAAGCTTTATAACTCAATGACAAATGCGGGTCTGAGACCAGGACTGAGTACTTATACAGCCTTGCTAACCCTTCTTGCTAAAAAGAAGCTTCTGGACGTTTCTGCAAAGATTTTACTGGAAATGAAGGCCATGGGATATTCAGTTGATGTGAATGCTAGTGATGTTTTGATGGTTTACATTAAAGATGGTTCTGTTGATCTTGCTTTAAGGTGGCTACGGTTTATGGGTTCATCAGCCATCAGGACAAATAATTTCATTATCCGGCAGCTTTTTGAATCATGCATGAAGAGCGGGGTGTACGAGCAAGCCAAGCCTCTCCTTGAAACATATGTGAACTCTGCTGCCAAAGTTGACCTCATTCTATACACTTCAATTTTAGCACATTTAGTAAGATGCCAAGATGAGAACAATGAGAGGCATTTAATGTCAATCTTGAGTGCTACAAGACATAAGGCTCACACTTTCATGTGTGGGCTCTTTACCGGGCCAGAGCAGAGGAAACAACCAGTTTTAACTTTTGTAAGGGAATTTTTCCAAGGCATTGATTATGAGCTGGAAGAAGGAGCTTCAAGGTATTTTGTTAATGTCCTCCTCAACTATCTTGTTCTCATGGGACAAATAAATCGTGCTCGTTGTGTATGGAAAGTTGCCTATGAAAACAAGCTTTTCCCCAAGGCTATAGTGTTTGATCAACATATTGCCTGGTCCCTTGATGTTAGAAACTTGTCAGTGGGAGCAGCTCTCGTTGCCGTGGTACATACGCTTCATAGGTTTAGGAAACGGATGTTGTATTATGGTGTTGTCCCTAGGCGGATCAAATTGGTTACTGGACCAACTTTGAAAATTGTGGTGGCACAGATGTTAAGCTCGGTGGAATCGCCCTTCGAGGTTAGT